DNA sequence from the Methanobacterium petrolearium genome:
ACCAGTGCTGGAACCTCGATTGTGGATATTTCCTCAGTTAGATCATGATTGAAAATCGCCTTGTTTTTCCATACCAAATCATTAGCATCCCAATCAGCAGAATCGGCTTTCCTCTCACTAACTCCTTTCAGGAATTCTTTCTTAGATTGAAAACATTCTTCATAGTTTTCTGGGGCTAAAGACCACAGGTAACTCAGGTAAGCTACCTTTTCCATGGCTTTTACTGGATTTTCAGTGTAATTTCCCTGGTTATACTCTGCGTCATCTTCAATGATCTGGCTCATGAGGTGGTAAACACCAAACATGCGGTTGGAAAAATGATGGCTGGTGGCATGCAGTATCAGGAAATCCATGAATTCAGGATACTCCAATGCCCAGTTAAGAGCCTGGAACCCACCCATAGACGTGCCCATGACCCCTTTGAGGTGTTTAATCCCTAAACCCCTGGTTAATAATTCATGTTGGGCTATTGCCATGTCTTTAATACTGTATTCTGGAAAATCTGTTCCCATGCCAGGGGCAGATGGGCTGGATGATCCGGGTGTTCCTAAAGCTGTGGTACTTATCACATAGAACTGGTCTGTGTCTATAACCTTTCCCGGACCAATTACTTGGTTGAGGTTTTCCACGGAATTACAATCTCCACTCCAACCATGAAGATATAAAAATGCGTTGGTTATTTTACCCTCACTGTCAAGCGTTTTAGTCCCCTGAACTGCGTATTCCATGGTTAAATCTGGAATACTTTCTCCAGATTCAAATTGGAAATTTTTTAGATTGTGATATTTTCTTTCAAGCAAATATTTCACCCTCAATCATCTTCATCATTTGATCCTTATTTCAAATTCCTTTCGAACAAGTTCCATTGCTTGTTTGTGTTTAGGTCCTCCCACATGGTTAACTACCCTTGATATCTCTTTCAGCCTATCAGCGTATTCCTGCTTTTTTTCTGCAGGTACCCGTTGCACTCTGCTCAGGTTCACCAGGGCTTCAAGCACCCCACATATTGCCCGGCTGAGTGGTTCGTATTCTTTCCGGTTACGCTTTATATCCTGAACCTGGGAGTGAAACATGATGGT
Encoded proteins:
- a CDS encoding alpha/beta fold hydrolase, producing MLERKYHNLKNFQFESGESIPDLTMEYAVQGTKTLDSEGKITNAFLYLHGWSGDCNSVENLNQVIGPGKVIDTDQFYVISTTALGTPGSSSPSAPGMGTDFPEYSIKDMAIAQHELLTRGLGIKHLKGVMGTSMGGFQALNWALEYPEFMDFLILHATSHHFSNRMFGVYHLMSQIIEDDAEYNQGNYTENPVKAMEKVAYLSYLWSLAPENYEECFQSKKEFLKGVSERKADSADWDANDLVWKNKAIFNHDLTEEISTIEVPALVIGIHQDQIVDEKYSLMPLYEGLPNAELFLYDSIWGHYGCIRDVSKSSGAIEKFLTDK